In the genome of Nymphaea colorata isolate Beijing-Zhang1983 chromosome 9, ASM883128v2, whole genome shotgun sequence, one region contains:
- the LOC116260742 gene encoding probable NAD kinase 1 isoform X2, translating into MYLENYNLQHFSLCHGIMVHSIAGLSSDSLHNSKCEWLTKSPDQTEGQNSDNGQTERCCGKHGICTHQFLRDESPESDCKVGTNKVTRKASFKLAWGCNGDRNGQHRHDIVSFDKGDITTAERSSKQIALKWESQPQTVVLLTKPNSVTVRIKCAEMVRWLKDIKRLDVIVEPRVRKELLEDSAFFDFVQTWEHDGELSDLHKKVDLVVTLGGDGTVLWASSLFKGPVPPLVSFSLGSLGFMTPFQIEHYKYSLDSILKGPISITLRHRLQCHVIRESAKNDPETEGPILVLNEVTIDRGISSFLTNLECYCDDSFVTSVQGDGLILSTTSGSTAYSLAAGGSMVHPQVPGILFTPICPHSLSFRPLILPECVTVRVQVPYNSRGSAWASFDGKDRRQLGAGDALICSMAQWPVPTACQVDSTNDFLHSIHEGLHWNLRKSQSFDGPRDS; encoded by the exons CCATGGCATCATGGTGCATTCAATTGCAGGGTTGTCCTCTGATAGCCTTCACAACTCAAAATGTGAATGGTTGACAAAATCACCTGATCAAACTGAGGGGCAGAACTCTGATAATGGTCAAACTGAAAGATGTTGTGGGAAGCATGGGATATGTACACATCAGTTTCTCAGGGACGAGTCTCCTGAATCTGATTGTAAAGTTGGTACAAACAAAGTTACCCGCAAG GCATCGTTCAAACTTGCATGGGGATGTAATGGTGATAGAAATGGTCAGCATAGGCATGATATTGTCTCTTTTGACAAGGGAGATATTACAACCGCAGAACGCAGCAGTAAGCAG ATTGCACTGAAGTGGGAGTCACAACCTCAGACTGTAGTTCTGTTGACAAAACCAAATTCAGTGACTGTTCGTATCAAGTGCGCTGAAATGGTCAG ATGGTTGAAAGACATTAAAAGGTTAGATGTTATTGTGGAGCCAAGAGTTAGGAAAGAGCTTCTGGAGGATAGCGCTTTTTTTGATTTTGTTCAAACATGGGAACATG ATGGTGAACTTTCAGATTTGCATAAGAAAGTTGACCTTGTTGTCACACTTGGAGGAGATGGAACAGTCCTCTGG GCATCCTCACTATTCAAGGGTCCAGTTCCTCCACTGGTGTCATTTTCACTAGGCTCTCTTGGTTTTATGACGCCATTTC AAATCGAGCACTACAAGTATTCTCTTGATTCAATTCTAAAAGGCCCTATAAGCATCACATTGCGACATCGACTGCAGTGCCATGTTATAAGAGAATCTGCCAAAAACGACCCAGAAACTGAAGGACccattttagttttaaatgaggTCACAATTGATCGTGGCATATCATCCTTCCTGACAAACCTTGAGTGCTACTGTGATGACTCGTTTGTTACTTCTGTACAAGGGGACGGGTTGATCTTATCAACAACATCAGGAAGCACAGCATATTCCTTGGCTGCTGGAGGTTCAATGGTCCATCCACAG GTTCCTGGCATACTTTTCACACCAATATGCCCCCATTCATTGTCATTCAGGCCTCTAATATTACCAGAGTGTGTGACTGTTAGAGTACAAGTGCCATACAACAGCAGGGGAAGTGCTTGGGCATCGTTTGATGGCAAAGACCGTAGGCAGTTAGGTGCAGGTGATGCACTCATATGTAGCATGGCCCAGTGGCCTGTGCCTACAGCATGCCAAGTTGATTCCACAAATGACTTCTTGCACAGCATCCATGAAGGTCTGCACTGGAACCTTAGGAAGAGTCAGTCCTTTGATGGCCCTCGTGATTCATGA
- the LOC116260742 gene encoding probable NAD kinase 1 isoform X3, whose translation MVHSIAGLSSDSLHNSKCEWLTKSPDQTEGQNSDNGQTERCCGKHGICTHQFLRDESPESDCKVGTNKVTRKASFKLAWGCNGDRNGQHRHDIVSFDKGDITTAERSSKQIALKWESQPQTVVLLTKPNSVTVRIKCAEMVRWLKDIKRLDVIVEPRVRKELLEDSAFFDFVQTWEHDGELSDLHKKVDLVVTLGGDGTVLWASSLFKGPVPPLVSFSLGSLGFMTPFQIEHYKYSLDSILKGPISITLRHRLQCHVIRESAKNDPETEGPILVLNEVTIDRGISSFLTNLECYCDDSFVTSVQGDGLILSTTSGSTAYSLAAGGSMVHPQVPGILFTPICPHSLSFRPLILPECVTVRVQVPYNSRGSAWASFDGKDRRQLGAGDALICSMAQWPVPTACQVDSTNDFLHSIHEGLHWNLRKSQSFDGPRDS comes from the exons ATGGTGCATTCAATTGCAGGGTTGTCCTCTGATAGCCTTCACAACTCAAAATGTGAATGGTTGACAAAATCACCTGATCAAACTGAGGGGCAGAACTCTGATAATGGTCAAACTGAAAGATGTTGTGGGAAGCATGGGATATGTACACATCAGTTTCTCAGGGACGAGTCTCCTGAATCTGATTGTAAAGTTGGTACAAACAAAGTTACCCGCAAG GCATCGTTCAAACTTGCATGGGGATGTAATGGTGATAGAAATGGTCAGCATAGGCATGATATTGTCTCTTTTGACAAGGGAGATATTACAACCGCAGAACGCAGCAGTAAGCAG ATTGCACTGAAGTGGGAGTCACAACCTCAGACTGTAGTTCTGTTGACAAAACCAAATTCAGTGACTGTTCGTATCAAGTGCGCTGAAATGGTCAG ATGGTTGAAAGACATTAAAAGGTTAGATGTTATTGTGGAGCCAAGAGTTAGGAAAGAGCTTCTGGAGGATAGCGCTTTTTTTGATTTTGTTCAAACATGGGAACATG ATGGTGAACTTTCAGATTTGCATAAGAAAGTTGACCTTGTTGTCACACTTGGAGGAGATGGAACAGTCCTCTGG GCATCCTCACTATTCAAGGGTCCAGTTCCTCCACTGGTGTCATTTTCACTAGGCTCTCTTGGTTTTATGACGCCATTTC AAATCGAGCACTACAAGTATTCTCTTGATTCAATTCTAAAAGGCCCTATAAGCATCACATTGCGACATCGACTGCAGTGCCATGTTATAAGAGAATCTGCCAAAAACGACCCAGAAACTGAAGGACccattttagttttaaatgaggTCACAATTGATCGTGGCATATCATCCTTCCTGACAAACCTTGAGTGCTACTGTGATGACTCGTTTGTTACTTCTGTACAAGGGGACGGGTTGATCTTATCAACAACATCAGGAAGCACAGCATATTCCTTGGCTGCTGGAGGTTCAATGGTCCATCCACAG GTTCCTGGCATACTTTTCACACCAATATGCCCCCATTCATTGTCATTCAGGCCTCTAATATTACCAGAGTGTGTGACTGTTAGAGTACAAGTGCCATACAACAGCAGGGGAAGTGCTTGGGCATCGTTTGATGGCAAAGACCGTAGGCAGTTAGGTGCAGGTGATGCACTCATATGTAGCATGGCCCAGTGGCCTGTGCCTACAGCATGCCAAGTTGATTCCACAAATGACTTCTTGCACAGCATCCATGAAGGTCTGCACTGGAACCTTAGGAAGAGTCAGTCCTTTGATGGCCCTCGTGATTCATGA